A region of Planktomarina temperata RCA23 DNA encodes the following proteins:
- a CDS encoding enoyl-CoA hydratase yields MAYETIIVEIADHICVIKLNRPSALNALNSQLVAELGDAVRQAEANDKVRCMVITGSEKAFAAGADITEMADKSFVDVVSDDLFGASMSPLQEARKPTIAAVAGYALGGGCELAMLCDFIICADNAKFGQPEINLGVIAGIGGTQRLTRFVGKSKAMDMHLTGRFMDAEEAERSGLVSRVVPVKKLMEVALEVAGKIAEKSQISIKAAKDAVNRSYETTLAEGLLFERRVFHSMFATEDQKEGMAAFVEKREPQFRDK; encoded by the coding sequence ATGGCTTATGAGACCATCATCGTAGAGATTGCAGATCATATCTGCGTCATCAAATTGAACCGCCCATCGGCGCTGAATGCGCTAAATAGCCAGTTGGTGGCGGAGCTCGGCGATGCGGTGCGCCAGGCGGAAGCGAACGATAAAGTCCGTTGCATGGTGATTACCGGATCGGAGAAAGCCTTTGCCGCCGGTGCCGATATCACTGAGATGGCGGACAAGAGCTTTGTGGACGTAGTGTCTGACGATTTATTCGGCGCGAGTATGAGCCCTTTGCAAGAGGCTAGGAAGCCAACAATAGCAGCGGTTGCAGGCTATGCATTGGGCGGTGGTTGCGAGTTGGCGATGCTCTGTGATTTTATCATTTGCGCTGATAACGCGAAGTTTGGACAGCCAGAGATCAATCTTGGCGTCATCGCTGGCATTGGCGGCACGCAGCGTTTGACCCGATTCGTCGGAAAATCCAAAGCCATGGATATGCATTTGACCGGGCGCTTTATGGATGCGGAGGAAGCGGAGCGCTCTGGTCTGGTCAGCCGTGTGGTGCCGGTTAAAAAATTGATGGAAGTTGCCCTAGAGGTTGCTGGAAAAATTGCTGAGAAATCGCAAATCTCCATCAAAGCCGCGAAGGATGCTGTGAACAGGTCCTATGAGACCACTTTGGCGGAAGGCCTTTTGTTTGAACGGCGTGTGTTTCATTCGATGTTTGCAACAGAAGACCAAAAAGAGGGTATGGCGGCCTTTGTCGAGAAAAGAGAGCCACAATTTCGCGATAAATAA